CAGGCCGAATACCGGGCCGGCAAGGTGATCAGGAACGTCGTCCCCTTTCCCACCTCGCTGTCCACTTCTACCTTGCCGTTCAGCAGATTAAGCAGCCTCTTGGCTATAGCCAAACCGAGGCCCACGCCGCCGAGGCTCCGGCTCGCCGAGCCTTCCACCTGCCGGAACGGCTCGAAGATAAGCGGCAACGACTCCCGGGGTATGCCGACGCCGGTGTCTTTGATCTCGATGTTTATTTGCTCGCCCGGCCCGACCGGAGAGGCGGTCACCTTGACCTGCCCCTTGTCGGTGTATTTGACCGCGTTGAAAACGATGTTGCTCAAGACCTCTTTGACCTTCATACGGTCGGTCTTGAGAGCCGGAAGGGTTCCCTCGATCTCCCAGGACAGCTCCACGGGTTTGCCGCTGAGTCCGATCCGGAACAAGAGCTCCAGCTCGGTCCAGACCTCTTCGAGCCGAAACTCCTCGACCCGGATGACGAATTGCCCGGCCTCGAAGCGGGAGAGATCCAAAAGACTGCTCACGAGATTGAGCGCCTCGCCGGAATTGCGCAGCGCCGTCTCGAGGCATTTCCTCTGCCGCTCGTTGGTCGCGCCGAGAAAGCCGCCCAGGAGAAGATCGAGGTTGCCGATGACGATATTGATCGGCGTGCGCATCTCGTGCGTCATGGTGGCGAGAAACTCGGCCTTGAGCCGGGTCGCCTCGCCGAGCTTGTCGTGCAAGGTTTTGACTTCCTGGATCAGCCTCGCGTTCTCGATCATGATCGCGACCGGTCCGGCGATCGCCGTGAGCATGTCCAGCTCCTTGTCGCCAAAGATCCCCGCCTTCCTGCTCACCACCTCGATGACGCCCTTGAGCTCTCCCCTTACTTTGAGCGGCACGCAGGCGATCGCCCGAGTTTGAAAGCCGGTCGTCCGATCGACGCGCTTGGCAAAGCGGGTCTCCCGGCGCACGTCGGAGACGACCATCGGCAACCCGGTTTCCGCGACGAATCCGGCAATCCCTTCCCCTTTCGACAGCGTCATGTTTTTGAGCTGGCTCGCTTTTTCGCCGAGCGCGATAAAAAACTTGAGGTTGGTATGTTCGCGGTCGAGGAGGAGAATCGAAGAACCGTCGGCCCCCATCATGGCCGCGGTGAAGCGCATCGCCGCGCTGATGACCTCCTCCAGGGCCATGGTGGTCCCCATGAAGTCGGCGATGTGACCCAGGATGCGAATTTCGCTGTCGGCTTCCAGCGGATTGACGGCGCTCACGACCGCCCCTTTCCCAGCTCTTGCGAGCGACGGGTCGCCTGCAACACGGCTTCCATCACGGTCCCCCTCATGCCTCCCTTCTCCAAGGCGTACAGTCCGGCGATGGTTGTTCCTCCCGGCGAGGTGACCTCGCCCCTCAGCTCTCCCAGGTGTTTCCCGCTCTTGAGCGCCATCAGCGCGGAGCCGTAAACCGTCTGGAGCGCGAGCTTCAACGCCACGTCCCGGCTGAGGCCGACCTGAACCCCGCCGTCGGCCAGCGATTCGATAAAAAGCAATACATAAGCCGGCCCGCTGCCGCTGAGACCGGTCACCGCGTCCAAATATTTTTCTTCCAACGGAAGCCCGATGCCGAAGCTGTTTAAGATCGCACCGACTCTTTCGAGATCCTCCGCGGTGGCGTTCTCTCCTCCGGCATAGCAGGAAGCTCCGGCGCCGACCACGCAGGTGATATTCGGCATCACCCGCACGACGCGCGCCCCCTTGGCTAAATTGTTTTCGATCCGGGAGAGCGGAACGCCGGCCGCGACGGAGACCAGCAGTTTTGTTTTACCCAACATGCCGGCGATCTCTTTGACTACCGCGTCGATGATCTGGGGCTTGACCGCGAGAATCACGATATCGGCGAATTGACAGACCTTGTCGTTATCCGGCGTGACTTCGATCCCCAGCTCGGCGGCGACGGACTGGCGGAGCGTTTCGCTCACGTCGCTCGCCATCACCTGTTTCTTTTGCACCAGGCCGGCGCCGATCACCCCGCGCACGATCGCCGAGCCGATCTTGCCCGCGCCGATCACGCCGATTTTGTCCTTGAGCATCCTCTTACCTTCGAAGCAGTAGACAGCAAAAGCTTATATCTTTCTGCTTTCCGCCTACAGTCTAATCCCTACCGCTTTATTTTAATACCGTTTGCCGATTTTTTTAAGCTCCTGCCAGGCCTCCGCGTCCTCGGAGCTGATCGCCAGGATCTCGCGGAATTTTTGCTCCGCCTCGCCGACTCTTCCCAGCTTGGCGAGCGCGATGCCGAGGTTGCGGCGCCATTCGACGTTGCTCCTCCTGAATCTCAGCGCGCGCCGGTAGGCGTCGGCGGCCTCCTGCCAAAGCTCGAGCTTGCTATAGGCTTCGCCGAGCGAGCTGTAAAGAGCGGCAGTGTCTTCGCCTTTTTCCTTGGACTGCTCCAGGAGATCCTTGGCTTTTTCCGTTTCTCCTTTGGTCAGCAGCAAACGGCCCCATTGCAACAGCACCTCTTTGTGATCGGGTTGAATTTGTCTGGCCTGTTCGAGCCATTTTTCCGCCTCCGGCAACTGGCGGTAATAGAGCGCTATTTTCCCTAGCCCTACGTAGGGTTGAACGTCTTTGCTTTTCATCTCGATCGCCTTGGAGTAGATCACCTTCGCTTCCGGCAGATAGAATTCTTCATGGAGGGCGAGGACGGCTCGGAGCGCCTGGGGCGAACGCTCCAGGGCCATGGCGGCCGCCTTGACCGCTTCGGAACTTTTTTCCGCTTCGAGAAGTATTCTGGCCTTGAGGACATAAAAATCGGCGTTCTTGGGATCGGCGGCGATCGCCCGCTCGACTTCCTCCAGCGCGCGGCTGTGCCAGCCGTTGGCCTCGTGCGCCTGAGCGAGATAGTAGCGGCCGAAGGCCTCGGGCGCGGCACCGGAAGTTTTCAGCCACGGGGCCTCGCTCAAGTGAGGTTGCATCAGCTTGCGGTTGAGCTCCGAAGTCGCCCGGCCGAGGTTCTTAGGCGCGGAGAACTCCAGCTCGGCGCCGTCGTCGGTGTTCAGCGGCGCGCCCTCGCTGAAAGCGAGCGCGCCTTCCCTGCCCATGCGGTAAAAGCCCAGAGTGGCGTACGGGTCGCTGAGGCCCAGCTCTTCGAAGTCCGCCCTGAGAATTTTGTTTTTCGCGAAGATCGCCTTGAGCTCGGTGTGGCGGAAAACCTGTTCCTGCATGCTCCCCACCATGAGAAAATCGCTCTCTTTCATGCCCCACACGGTCATGTAGGGGAAGGCCTCGGCGAAGGTGCGAAAGACCATGCGAAAATCGTCCGGCGACATGGAATAGTTGTGGAACCACTGGGCGAAGATGCCGTCCGGCTTGAGCTTCGACTTCACCACCGAGTAAAATTCCCGCGTGTAAAGATTGGCGATGCCGGCGATCCAGGGGTTGGACGGCTCGGCCGCGATCACGTCGTAAACCTTCGGCGTGGCGAGAATATAGTTGCGGCCGTCGGTGGGAATCACGCGCACCTTGGGATTTTCCAGAATCTTGCCGTTCTTGTCGTTGAAGAATTTCGTCGCTTCGCGCATCGCCGGCTCGATCTCGAGCACCTCGACCTCGCGCACCGGAAACGCCGCCACCGCCTTGCTCGTCATCCCGGTGCCGAGCCCGATCACCGCCGCTCTTTCCCCGGTCGGGTGAAACAGCATCGGAATGTAGCCGGTCATGAGCTGGCTCAAAGCGTCGCCGTGCGAGCCGTCGATTTTTCCGTTGGTGCGAAAATATTTGTACTCGCTGCCGGTGCTCTGATGGACGCTGACGGTGGCGGTCAGGCCCTCCTTATAATAGAGGATTTTGTCGCGGTGCATCTCCTCGACGCGGAGCGAGTCGCGATGCAGATTAGTGTAGCGGTCGCTGTAGACTGTGACGCCGCTCGTCATTACGTGTTGGTCCCAACTCGGGGTCTTCAGAGGGATCACCACGATCGCCGCGAGAACGGCGAGGCCGAGCACGAGACGCGGCGCCAAAGACATGCGCGGGTCCGCGACGATCAGGAACCAGCCGATGAGGAGATTCAAGATCACGGCGAAGAGAATCGAGTTCTGCACGCCGATGGTAGGGATGAGGATAAAGCCGCCGGCGAAGGCGCCGAGGATCGCGCCGAGCGTGTTGGCCGCGTAAGAGGTTCCCACGCTGCTGCCGACGCGATAGAGGCTCTGCGTGAACAAGCGGGCGACCAGAGGAAAGGTCATCCCCAGAAGCAGCGTCGGCAGCACCATCACCATGGCCGAGATCGCGACCTGAATCGAGAGAAACAGATGGAACGAGTCGCCGAAGCCGTGCAGCAGCCGCAAGAAAATCAGCGGCAGCTTCTCGAAGAGCGGGATCGTCGCCAGCGCCGTCAAGCCGACCAAAAGCTCGATCACGCCGAAGGTGGCCATTCGAACCTCGCGCTCGCCCATCGCCCGCGCGTAGAGAAATCCGCCGAGCGCCAGGCCGACGAGAAACGTCACCAGCATGGTCGTGAAAGAGTAGATGGAGCTGCCGATGACGAGCGTAAGGACGCGCGTCCACGCGTTCTCGTAGATCAGCGCCGCCATTCCGGAAAGGCACATGGAGAAAAGCAGCACCCAGCCGAGATTGGAGGGCACGGCTCCGGGAGCGGCATCGGCCACGGCAGGCTCTTCCGCAGGCGCAGGCTCGATAACCTCTTTGTCGCGCAACCGGTCCACGATGATGATGACGACGGCGATCGCGAGATTGAGCGCGGCGGCGATATAAACCGTCGTCCGCATCCCATAGGCCGGGATCAGATAGTAGCCCGAGAGGGCGCAGCCCAGAACCGCCCCGAGGGTGTTGGTCGCGTAAAGGTCGCCGACGCGTCGCCCGAGGTCGGTGAAGCTCTTGACGAAAAACCGGCTGAGGAGCGGCAAGGTCGCCCCCATGAGCAAGGTGGGGATCACGAGCAGGAGGAAGGACAAAAAGAACAGCAGGAGATTGAAAACGTAGGGATAGGCGTCGTTTATGTGAAACAGCGGAATATAAATCCGCCGTCCCGCGTCAAAGAGCCAGGGAACGACCAGGCCGTAAATGCCGACTCCGGCCTCGAGGATGCCGTAAAGCAAAAAATCGTTGTGGCCGCGATCGGCGATGCGGCCGAAGGAGTAGCTGCCGATGGCGAGTCCGGCCATGAACGCGGCCAGCACGGTGGCGATGGCATACGTGGTGTTGCCGAAGATCTGCGTCAGCATGCGGGTCCACACGACTTCGTAGATCAGGCCGGCGGCGCCCGACAAAAAGAAGCAGAGCAAAGCGATCAAAAGAAGCCCGCTGCCCCGCGAACGGCTAAAACCTGTTGTCATATCGTTCCCTTCGAACCCCCCTGATTAAAATCACAGGCAGTGATATCAGCACTGGGAATGAGTGTAAAGAGTCATACTTGAAAGGTCGAGGCCTGATGGCATACAAATCGTTTTAAGCCGAGATAAAGGAGAAGCCAGATGCCTAAGGACATGCGCAGTTGGATACGAGAGCTGGAGGAAGCCGGAGAGCTCATTCGCGTCACGAAGCCCGTCCATCCGCACACGCAGATGGGGGCCCTGCTCTATCAGTCGCGAGAAAAGTCGCTGCTGTTCGAGAACGTGGACGGGTTCCCGAAGTGGAAGAGCCTGGGCATGGCACCCGCCAACTTGCGCCATGCGGCGCTGGCTTACGGGACAACTGTAGAAAAGCTGATCCCAATAGCGGCCGAGCGCGCGCTCAAGCGGCAGCCAACGGAGCTGGTCTCGACCGGCCCCGTGAAGGAAGTGATTTTGAAGGGCGATCAAGTCGACCTCAGGAAGCTTCCGGCCCACGTCGCCGGCAGCGAGGAGACGCCTTATATAGCGTCGGGCCTCATG
This genomic window from Candidatus Binatia bacterium contains:
- a CDS encoding GAF domain-containing sensor histidine kinase, which translates into the protein MSAVNPLEADSEIRILGHIADFMGTTMALEEVISAAMRFTAAMMGADGSSILLLDREHTNLKFFIALGEKASQLKNMTLSKGEGIAGFVAETGLPMVVSDVRRETRFAKRVDRTTGFQTRAIACVPLKVRGELKGVIEVVSRKAGIFGDKELDMLTAIAGPVAIMIENARLIQEVKTLHDKLGEATRLKAEFLATMTHEMRTPINIVIGNLDLLLGGFLGATNERQRKCLETALRNSGEALNLVSSLLDLSRFEAGQFVIRVEEFRLEEVWTELELLFRIGLSGKPVELSWEIEGTLPALKTDRMKVKEVLSNIVFNAVKYTDKGQVKVTASPVGPGEQINIEIKDTGVGIPRESLPLIFEPFRQVEGSASRSLGGVGLGLAIAKRLLNLLNGKVEVDSEVGKGTTFLITLPARYSA
- a CDS encoding fused MFS/spermidine synthase, whose product is MTTGFSRSRGSGLLLIALLCFFLSGAAGLIYEVVWTRMLTQIFGNTTYAIATVLAAFMAGLAIGSYSFGRIADRGHNDFLLYGILEAGVGIYGLVVPWLFDAGRRIYIPLFHINDAYPYVFNLLLFFLSFLLLVIPTLLMGATLPLLSRFFVKSFTDLGRRVGDLYATNTLGAVLGCALSGYYLIPAYGMRTTVYIAAALNLAIAVVIIIVDRLRDKEVIEPAPAEEPAVADAAPGAVPSNLGWVLLFSMCLSGMAALIYENAWTRVLTLVIGSSIYSFTTMLVTFLVGLALGGFLYARAMGEREVRMATFGVIELLVGLTALATIPLFEKLPLIFLRLLHGFGDSFHLFLSIQVAISAMVMVLPTLLLGMTFPLVARLFTQSLYRVGSSVGTSYAANTLGAILGAFAGGFILIPTIGVQNSILFAVILNLLIGWFLIVADPRMSLAPRLVLGLAVLAAIVVIPLKTPSWDQHVMTSGVTVYSDRYTNLHRDSLRVEEMHRDKILYYKEGLTATVSVHQSTGSEYKYFRTNGKIDGSHGDALSQLMTGYIPMLFHPTGERAAVIGLGTGMTSKAVAAFPVREVEVLEIEPAMREATKFFNDKNGKILENPKVRVIPTDGRNYILATPKVYDVIAAEPSNPWIAGIANLYTREFYSVVKSKLKPDGIFAQWFHNYSMSPDDFRMVFRTFAEAFPYMTVWGMKESDFLMVGSMQEQVFRHTELKAIFAKNKILRADFEELGLSDPYATLGFYRMGREGALAFSEGAPLNTDDGAELEFSAPKNLGRATSELNRKLMQPHLSEAPWLKTSGAAPEAFGRYYLAQAHEANGWHSRALEEVERAIAADPKNADFYVLKARILLEAEKSSEAVKAAAMALERSPQALRAVLALHEEFYLPEAKVIYSKAIEMKSKDVQPYVGLGKIALYYRQLPEAEKWLEQARQIQPDHKEVLLQWGRLLLTKGETEKAKDLLEQSKEKGEDTAALYSSLGEAYSKLELWQEAADAYRRALRFRRSNVEWRRNLGIALAKLGRVGEAEQKFREILAISSEDAEAWQELKKIGKRY
- the proC gene encoding pyrroline-5-carboxylate reductase, with amino-acid sequence MLKDKIGVIGAGKIGSAIVRGVIGAGLVQKKQVMASDVSETLRQSVAAELGIEVTPDNDKVCQFADIVILAVKPQIIDAVVKEIAGMLGKTKLLVSVAAGVPLSRIENNLAKGARVVRVMPNITCVVGAGASCYAGGENATAEDLERVGAILNSFGIGLPLEEKYLDAVTGLSGSGPAYVLLFIESLADGGVQVGLSRDVALKLALQTVYGSALMALKSGKHLGELRGEVTSPGGTTIAGLYALEKGGMRGTVMEAVLQATRRSQELGKGRS